The genomic region TGAAGAACAATGAGTTCGACTATGAGTGGCTGGTCGCTTGGATGCCTGACGGAATGCAGGAGATAGCCTTGTTGGCTGCTTTCTTGATCATCGTCATATTCATCGTCACTGCTATCTCCAATGGGGCCAATATGACCGATGGACTGGATGGTCTGGCCACTGGGACTTCGGCCATTATCGGAGTGACCTTGGCCATTCTCGCCTATGTATCCGGCAATACTGTTTTCGCTGACTATCTGAACATCATGTACATCCCGGATTCTGGAGAACTGGTGGTCTACATCGCTGCATTCATTGGAGCTTGTGTGGGCTTCTTGTGGTATAACTCCTTTCCGGCCCAGGTATTCATGGGCGATACGGGCAGCCTGGCCATAGGCGGCATCATCGCTGTTTTCGCCATTGCTATCCGTAAAGAATTGCTGCTCCCCATCATCTGCGGGATCTTCCTGGCAGAGAACCTCTCGGTCATGATGCAGGTGGGCTACTTCAAATGGACGAAAAAGAAATATGGGGAAGGGCGGAGGATCTTCCGTATGGCCCCATTGCATCACCACTACCAGAAACTGGGATATCACGAGGCCAAGATCGTGTCCCGGATATGGATTGTGGGGATCATGCTGGCTGTGTTTGCCCTAGTAACGCTCAAACTGCGCTGAGCTATGGGAAAACTCGTGGTACTCGGCTCTGGCGAGAGCGGAATGGGTGCAGCGAAGTTGGCCAGGAAACATGGATGGGAGGTGCTGGTATCCGATAGGAATGCCATCACCGCGGAGCGAAAGGAAGTTCTTTCACGTATCGGAGCCCAATGGGAAGAAGGAGGTCACTCGGAAGAAGTGCTTCTGGCAGATGAGGTGGTAAAGAGCCCGGGTATACCGGATGATGTTGAAGTCGTCCAGTCACTGCTCAGAGCTTCTATTCCAGTCATCTCTGAGATCGAGTTCGCGAGTAGATATACAGCGGCCAAGATCGTAGGAGTGACCGGGACCAACGGTAAGACCACCACGGTGAATCTGATTCAGCACATCCTGCAGAAAGCAGGTATGGACTCGATTCTGGCAGGGAATGTTGGCAACAGTTTCGCAGCCGAGCTCTCGGTCAGGGACCCTGAGATCTGGGTCTTGGAATTGAGCAGTTTCCAGCTGGACGGAATCCGATCATTCAGACCGGATGTAGCTATACTGCTCAATATCACACCCGACCATCTCGATCGCTACCAAGGAGAGCTGGATCGCTATGTGGACGCCAAGTTCCGCATTGCTGAGAATCAGACTCCTGCGGATTATTTCATCTACTGTCATGATGACCCCATCATCCAACAAGGCTTCGAACGCAACACGATATCTGCGCATAGGATTCCATTCAGCATGGACATGAGAATGGAAGAAGGCGCATGGGTAGAGGAGGAGGATTTAACAACACTAATACACGGTAAACTGAACACTATGTCAATCTATAAACTAGCACTACAAGGAAAGCACAACCTATACAATTCAATGGCTGCTGCTATGGCCAGCAGGGTCTTGGATGTAAGCAGTGAGACGCTGCGAGAGAGTCTCGAGGATTTCCAAGGGGTAGAACACCGCCTGGAAT from Flavobacteriales bacterium harbors:
- the murD gene encoding UDP-N-acetylmuramoyl-L-alanine--D-glutamate ligase, whose product is MGKLVVLGSGESGMGAAKLARKHGWEVLVSDRNAITAERKEVLSRIGAQWEEGGHSEEVLLADEVVKSPGIPDDVEVVQSLLRASIPVISEIEFASRYTAAKIVGVTGTNGKTTTVNLIQHILQKAGMDSILAGNVGNSFAAELSVRDPEIWVLELSSFQLDGIRSFRPDVAILLNITPDHLDRYQGELDRYVDAKFRIAENQTPADYFIYCHDDPIIQQGFERNTISAHRIPFSMDMRMEEGAWVEEEDLTTLIHGKLNTMSIYKLALQGKHNLYNSMAAAMASRVLDVSSETLRESLEDFQGVEHRLEFVSKVNGIEYINDSKATNVNATWYALESMKNEVVWIVGGVDKGNDYKQLKDLVDEKVKAIICLGKDNAKIIKAFKKLVPVIHETTSALEAVKLSSLIAKKGDTVLLSPCCASFDLFESYEERGRMFKRAVRSL
- a CDS encoding phospho-N-acetylmuramoyl-pentapeptide-transferase, with protein sequence MLYHLFEYLEEAYQFPGAQVFQYISFRAAMALITSLLISMVFGGSLITKLRKLQIGETVRDLGLEGQMQKQGTPTMGGLIILGGILIPTLLFAQLDNIYVITLLITTVWLGTIGFLDDYIKVFKKNKKGLAGKFKVIGQIGVGLIIGSILYFNDDAGIMHQVEIDGETEWIQSKAMVTTIPFVKNNEFDYEWLVAWMPDGMQEIALLAAFLIIVIFIVTAISNGANMTDGLDGLATGTSAIIGVTLAILAYVSGNTVFADYLNIMYIPDSGELVVYIAAFIGACVGFLWYNSFPAQVFMGDTGSLAIGGIIAVFAIAIRKELLLPIICGIFLAENLSVMMQVGYFKWTKKKYGEGRRIFRMAPLHHHYQKLGYHEAKIVSRIWIVGIMLAVFALVTLKLR